The Tautonia plasticadhaerens nucleotide sequence GATGGCGACCACCGACAGGTCGGCCCCGGCCGGGAGGCTCGCCGAGAGCCGGAGGGCCAGGTCCGACTGACCCCGGTAGTCGTCGAACCCCGGCATCGCCAGGGAATGCACGGCGACGAACGCCGCCCAGGCCGTCGCGAAGATCCCGGCCGTCGCCACGCCCGGGCGCCCGGCCCTCCGCCATCGCTCGGCGATCGTCAGCCCCAGGCCGACCAGCCCGGCCACGGCCCCGACGGCCAGGACCAGCCTCGACCCCGATCGCATCCCCGCCAGCCCGGCCGAGAACCCGGCCAGCGCCAGGATCGGCAAGGTCGGCCGGAGCCGGGACCGGAGCCGGGACCAGCGTCCCCCCTGCTCCGCCGAGACGAGCCGGGACAGGCCGATCGCCGCCCAGATCGACAGCGGGGGCAGCGCCGGGATGATGTAATGCTTGTGCTTCCACGCCGAGAGCGAGAGCACCAGCGCCATCCCCAGGGACCAGCAGGCCAGCAGCCTGCCCCGCCCCCCCCGGCCCTCGCCCGACCGCCAGGCCGACGCGATCCCCGCCGCGGCGACGGGCGTCCAGGGCAGGGTGAGCCAGAGGGACGTATACAGGTAGAAGAACGGGTCCTTGCCGCCCCCGGCGAGGTCGCCGCTGAAGCGCTCGACGTTGTGCCGCCACCAGACGTCCAGCAGGCCCGGCTCACGGAGCATCGCCGCCGCCGGCCAGGCGAGGATCAGGGCGAGCATCACCCCCCAGCCGATCGGGTCGAGCAGCAGCCGCCAGGGGGCCCATCGCCGCTCGACGATCGCGAACAGCCCGCCGCCGGCGGCGACCAGCGCCGGGCCGATCGGACCCTTCACCAGGAACGACAGCCCCGCCGCCCCGAAGTAGAGCAGCGTCCAGGATCGGGCGGGGCGATCTCGACCGACCACGCCGACGGCGAAGCTCGCCATCGCCGCACTCACGGCGGCGCAGAGCATCATGTCCGCCTCGGCCAGCCTGCCCTGCATGAACACGTAAATCGAGCTGGACTGGACCAGCCCCGCCAGCAGCCCGACCCGGCCGCCGAACCACCGGGCGGCCAGGGCGGCGACGACCAGCGAGGTGGCCACGGCCGACAGCGCCGCGGGCATCCGCGCCGCCCACTCCGCCTCGGTGCCGAAGGCGGCCATCGAGGCGGCGATCGACCAGTGCATCAGCGGCGGCTTGTCCCAGAGCGGCCGGCCCATGATCCGGGGGACCAGCCAGTCCCCCGAGCGGAGGAACTCCCGGGCCGGCCCGGCGAAGTTGACCTCGTGGAAGGTCAGGGCCCAGGGCCTGCCCGGGTTCACCAGCAGGATCGACACCCCGTAGGCCGCGACCGCCGCCGTCGCCCACCCCCAGGGGAGGCCGCGGGCGTCGGGGGCGTTCGCCGGTCCCTCGGGATTGCTCGGCTTCATGTCGCGGTCATCCTCGGCCGTGACGGCACCGAGGCGAGGGTCGGGCCCGCCCCCTCGCCCGCCGCGCCGCGCGGCCCGCCGTTCGCCCTCCGACGCGAGCACGGCTCCGGAGGGCCGGATCACTATTCCAGGTCGCCCCCACGCGGACAACCCGACTTCCTCACAAGTTCGGCCGAGCCCGTCGAACACTTGAGGCCTCGGGGCGGATCCGGCCGGGCGACCCCGGTCGATTCGGCGTGATCGTCGCCCCCCCCGACTCGGCCCGAGCACCTCGGCCCACGCGTCCCGATCGAACCCACGACCGCCCCCGCGTCGATCGGTCACCTCGGCGGCATCGCCCCCCGAGCGCCGACCTCGCCCCGACGATCGGCCCGATCGGCGCCCGGGAGGAGGTGGCCCCGCTCGTCGCCGACCCGATCGCCGAGACCGATGATCGGCGCGGGAACGCGGCGTGTCCGAGACCCTCGATCCGCAGGCCGCCGCCCCCCGGCCGGCGGCCGGGCGTCCAACCGGCCTGGGAGCGACCCGTCCCAATCGCTAAACTGACAGGGCGGGCGTCCGATAGGGACGCCGGCCCCGCCCTTCGTGCCGCGACCGCCACGGACCGCCCCCCCATGCCCGGCCCCCCGCTGTTCGACTTCGGACCCGACCCCGACGACGAGACCGAGGCGGCCGTCGGCCTGCCCCCCGGCCCGCCGATGCTCGCCGTCTCGGAGCTGACGGCGTTGATCAAGGAGGTCGTCGAGACCGGCTTCGCCGACGTCGGCGTCTTCGGGGAAATCTCCAACCTCTCCCGGCCCCGCTCCGGCCACGTCTACTTCGACATCAAGGACGAGGGGGCCCGCATCCGGGCCATCCTCTGGCGGGGGCAGGCCGCCCGGGTCCCCTTCGAGCTGGAGAACGGCCTGGCGGTCCGGGCCTGGGGCGGCCTCGACGTGTACCCGCCCCAGGGTGCCTATCAGCTCATCGTCCGCAAGGTCGAGCCCGAGGGGATCGGCCCGCTCGAACTGGCGTTCCGCCAGCTCTGCGACCGCCTCCGCGCCGAGGGGTTGTTCGACCCGGGCCGCAAGCGGCCGCTGCCGCCGTTCCCTTCCCGGATTGTCGTCGTCAGCAGCCCGACCGGCGCCGCCGTCCGGGACATCCTCACGATCACCGCCCGGCGTTGGCCCGCCGCCGAGATCCTGATCGCCCCGGCGAAGGCCCAGGGCCAGGGCGCGGCCGGGGAGGTCGCCGCCGCCATCGAGCTGGCCAACCGGGTCGAGGGGGTCGACCTCGTCCTCGTCGCCCGGGGGGGCGGCAGCCTGGAGGACCTCTGGGCCTTCAATGAAGAGGTGGTGGCGCGGGCGATCGTCGCCTCCCGGGTGCCGGTCGTCTCCGGGGTCGGCCACGAGACCGATCTGACCATCGCCGACCTCGCCGCCGACGCCCGGGGGCCCACCCCCAGCGGCGCCGCCGAGCTCGCCGTGCCCGACGCCCGGGAGATCCTCGCCCGGCTCGACGCCGACGCCTCCCGGATGGGCCGGGCCCTGACCACCCGGGCCGCCGACGCCAGGGCCCGGGTCGAGTCCCTCGCCGACCGCGCCGACCTCGCCGTCTCCCGATTGCTCGACCGCCGCCGCGACCGCCTCGCCGCGATCGCCGCGCAGCTCGACGCGCTCAGCCCCCTGGCCGTCCTCTCCCGCGGCTACAGCCTCACCCAGCGGGCCGACGACTCCCGGATCGTCCGGGCCCGCGAAGATGCCCGGCCCGGCACCCTGATCCGCACCCGGCTCGCGACCGGGTCGGTCCTCAGCCGGGTCGAGCCCGATGCCGAGTCCCTCCCCGAGCCGCCCACCCCCGCCGAGCCGGCCGATCCCCCCCGCCCCTCCCGGCTCGACCGCCGCCCCGCCCCCGGGGCCGCCGCCCCGGGCCCGACCGATCGCCCCCGCAAGCCGCGTGCCCCCTCCGGCGGCGCCGGCCCGTCCCGGACCGACCCCGAGCGGAGCTGACACGCCATGCCCCCGACCGAGCCCCCATCGACCCCCGACGACCCCCGGACCTTCGAGGCCGCCCTCGGCCAGCTCGAGACGATCGTCGCCGAGCTGGAGCGCGGCTCCCTGGACCTCGACGCCTCCCTCTCCCGCTACGAGCGCGGCGTCCGCCTCCTGTCGAGGTGCCGCTCCACCCTGCGGGACGCCGAGCGCCGGGTCGCGCTGCTCACCGGCTCCTCCCCCGACGGCTCCCCGATCACCACCCCCTTCGACGCCCCCACCGCGGCCTCGCCGGACGAGCCCGACGACGATTGAACCGCCGAGCCCCGCCCCGACGCCGCCCATCCTCGGCCGCCCCGTCCGGCCGGATCCGGCATCCCCCAACCACCCGCCGCCATGCGTCTCCGCCGCATCGACCTGAAGCTCGTCCGCCTGCCGCTGGTCCGCCCCTTCCGGACAAGCTCCAGCGTGAAGGACCACCTCGCACACATCGTCGTCCGCGTGGAGTCCGACGACGGCCTCGTCGGCTGGGGGGAATGCGCCAGCCCGTCCGACCCCTACTACTGCCCCGAGACGACCGAGACGTGCTGGCACCTCCTGCGCGACTTCCTCGGCCCGCTCGTGCTGGGCCGGGAGTGGGAGGCCATCGACGACCTGACCGCCTTCTATCGGTTGGTCAAGGGGAACAACTTCGCCAAGGCCGGTCTGGAGATGGCCTGCTGTGACCTGTTGGCGAGGGCCGAGGGCGTCCCGCTCGCCGCCTTCCTCGGCGGCGTCCGGCCCCGGATCGCCTCGGGCGTGAGCCTCGGCATCGAAGACGACACGGCCGCCCTCCTGGACACGATCGAGCGCCACCTCTCCTCGGGATATAAACGCATCAAGCTGAAGATCGGCCCCGGCCGGGACGTCGAGGTCGTCCGGGAGGTCCGCCGGGCCTACCCCGACATCCTGCTCCAGGTCGACGCGAATTCGGCCTACACGCTCAACGACATCGACCTGCTCCGCGCGCTCGACGAGTTCGACCTCCTGCTCATCGAGCAGCCCCTGGCCCACGACGACATCATCGACCATGCCCGCCTCCAGGCCGCGTTGCGGACGCCGGTCTGCCTCGACGAGTCGATCCACTCCGA carries:
- the xseB gene encoding exodeoxyribonuclease VII small subunit encodes the protein MPPTEPPSTPDDPRTFEAALGQLETIVAELERGSLDLDASLSRYERGVRLLSRCRSTLRDAERRVALLTGSSPDGSPITTPFDAPTAASPDEPDDD
- a CDS encoding ArnT family glycosyltransferase, whose amino-acid sequence is MKPSNPEGPANAPDARGLPWGWATAAVAAYGVSILLVNPGRPWALTFHEVNFAGPAREFLRSGDWLVPRIMGRPLWDKPPLMHWSIAASMAAFGTEAEWAARMPAALSAVATSLVVAALAARWFGGRVGLLAGLVQSSSIYVFMQGRLAEADMMLCAAVSAAMASFAVGVVGRDRPARSWTLLYFGAAGLSFLVKGPIGPALVAAGGGLFAIVERRWAPWRLLLDPIGWGVMLALILAWPAAAMLREPGLLDVWWRHNVERFSGDLAGGGKDPFFYLYTSLWLTLPWTPVAAAGIASAWRSGEGRGGRGRLLACWSLGMALVLSLSAWKHKHYIIPALPPLSIWAAIGLSRLVSAEQGGRWSRLRSRLRPTLPILALAGFSAGLAGMRSGSRLVLAVGAVAGLVGLGLTIAERWRRAGRPGVATAGIFATAWAAFVAVHSLAMPGFDDYRGQSDLALRLSASLPAGADLSVVAIPDPQVTYYLPIPVRRHDDPRSLADRLAASTGVERRGPVYVVGPRLILGPLGRMGEIRVIDQAASVHPRKGERDRMIAVELRPDPDRLAAVVSGRRPVTTARR
- the xseA gene encoding exodeoxyribonuclease VII large subunit, with protein sequence MPGPPLFDFGPDPDDETEAAVGLPPGPPMLAVSELTALIKEVVETGFADVGVFGEISNLSRPRSGHVYFDIKDEGARIRAILWRGQAARVPFELENGLAVRAWGGLDVYPPQGAYQLIVRKVEPEGIGPLELAFRQLCDRLRAEGLFDPGRKRPLPPFPSRIVVVSSPTGAAVRDILTITARRWPAAEILIAPAKAQGQGAAGEVAAAIELANRVEGVDLVLVARGGGSLEDLWAFNEEVVARAIVASRVPVVSGVGHETDLTIADLAADARGPTPSGAAELAVPDAREILARLDADASRMGRALTTRAADARARVESLADRADLAVSRLLDRRRDRLAAIAAQLDALSPLAVLSRGYSLTQRADDSRIVRAREDARPGTLIRTRLATGSVLSRVEPDAESLPEPPTPAEPADPPRPSRLDRRPAPGAAAPGPTDRPRKPRAPSGGAGPSRTDPERS
- the menC gene encoding o-succinylbenzoate synthase; amino-acid sequence: MRLRRIDLKLVRLPLVRPFRTSSSVKDHLAHIVVRVESDDGLVGWGECASPSDPYYCPETTETCWHLLRDFLGPLVLGREWEAIDDLTAFYRLVKGNNFAKAGLEMACCDLLARAEGVPLAAFLGGVRPRIASGVSLGIEDDTAALLDTIERHLSSGYKRIKLKIGPGRDVEVVREVRRAYPDILLQVDANSAYTLNDIDLLRALDEFDLLLIEQPLAHDDIIDHARLQAALRTPVCLDESIHSEADARKALELDACRVINIKVSRVGGLMEARRIHDLCFTRGVPVWCGGMHEFGIGRAANVAVCSLPGFVFPGDVSGSDKYYLQDLVDPPVLAHDGYVTVPTGPGLGHEPIEDRIVSNTRREVTLEAGVA